In Jannaschia sp. W003, the genomic stretch CTGGTGCTGTTCCTGCCGATCCCCTTCGTGAACCTGCCCCCGGCGATCGTGCTCGCGATCCTCGGCTGGGGGCTGGTCCAGCGCGACGGCCTGTTCGTGGCAACGGGCCTCGCGCTGACGCCGGTGCTCCTGGGGGGCAGCGCGCTGCTCGGCGGGTGGGCGGCGGACTGGATCGCGGCGTGGCTCTGACGGGCACGCGCCCGGCGCGGGGCCGGGCGCGCCAAGCTCAGTAGAGCGGCGCCACGCCCTCGGGGCGCATCGACGGGAGCACCACCACGTCGGCCCCGTGCACGGCACGGGCGTGGAGGTGGATCACGTCCTGGTTCAGCATCCGGATGCAGCCCTGCGAGACGGCCTTCCCCAGCTCGATCGCCGACGCCGAGCCATGGATGCGGTAGAGCGTGTCGCGCCCGTTCCGGAACAGGTAGAGCGCGCGCGCCCCCATGGGGTTGTCCGGCCCCGGATCCATGCCGCCGTTCGCCACCGAGAAGGGAGCGAGGTGGGGCTGCCGCTCGATCATGGTCTCGGGCACCTTCCAGCGTGGCCACGCGCGGCGGAACTGGAGCCGCGCGGTGCCTTCCCAGGCGAAGCCCGCGGCGCCGACGCTGACGCCGTAGCGGGTAGCACGCTCCGCGTTTTCCACGAAGTGGAGCATCGCGGCGTCGGGGTCGATCACGATGGTGCCGCGGGCGCGCCCGGGCCACGGGTTCTCGACCTCCTGGCGCCAGAGGTGGGGTCGAAGCACGCCCTCGGGGATCGCGGGCACGGGGAAGGGCTCGCCCTCCACCGCGCCGTAGAAGGTGGGCAGGGGCGGGATGGGCGGCGGCACGGCGGCGGCGGTAGCGGCACGGGCCACAGGCTCGGGCGGGCGGGCGCAGGCGGACAGCGCGGCGGCGCCTCCGAGGAGGGCGAAGGTTCGTCGGTTCATGGAAATGTCCTCGTGAAGGTCGGTTCGCGCGCCGGGGCGCGCGGGCGAGCTTCAGAGGCGGCGCGGGGGCCGGGCCGGCGGCGGCGGTGCGCGGCCCGGCGAGGCGGGAACGGGGCGCGCTTCAATCGCGGCGGCACCCGCTTCGAACGACGCAACGGCCGTCTCCCGCGGCAGCACCGGCGTGGGCGCGCAGGGCGCGCCGGGCAGCACGGCGGTGCGGCAGCGCCGGGCGACCGAGACCTCGCGGTCGTCCACGGAGACGAGAACGTACGCATCCGGGGAAGCGGCCGAATGGTGCTCCGGGGCGACTGCCATGCCCGACGCAGCCGTCCCGT encodes the following:
- a CDS encoding L,D-transpeptidase, whose product is MNRRTFALLGGAAALSACARPPEPVARAATAAAVPPPIPPLPTFYGAVEGEPFPVPAIPEGVLRPHLWRQEVENPWPGRARGTIVIDPDAAMLHFVENAERATRYGVSVGAAGFAWEGTARLQFRRAWPRWKVPETMIERQPHLAPFSVANGGMDPGPDNPMGARALYLFRNGRDTLYRIHGSASAIELGKAVSQGCIRMLNQDVIHLHARAVHGADVVVLPSMRPEGVAPLY